Proteins from one Cryptomeria japonica chromosome 4, Sugi_1.0, whole genome shotgun sequence genomic window:
- the LOC131874940 gene encoding probable disease resistance protein At5g66900 translates to MVDDCPYDVLGKSQFYVGLEKCIRDLRGTLLEKDVSVVGVQSLWGGGKTTLVLGLCNDPQIKGYFNENVVFINVSQSPNLIGILETMWEKIGGRKKLEFQNLEDGHKQLQQLILSQPKSTLVILDDVWSRINLENLLLEGPGYKTVVTTRDSSTIPTTETTRL, encoded by the exons ATGGTGGACGATTGTCCATATGATGTTCTTGGGAAATCTCAGTTTTACGTGGGGTTGGAGAAATGTATTAGAGATTTGAGGGGAACGTTGTTAGAGAAGGACGTGTCAGTCGTTGGCGTGCAATCCTTGTGGGGCGGGGGGAAAACTACTCTGGTATTGGGTCTCTGCAATGATCCTCAAATAAAAG GATACTTCAACGAAAATGTGGTTTTCATCAACGTTTCACAATCACCAAACCTGATAGGAATTTTAGAGACTATGTGGGAGAAGATTGGTGGAAGGAAGAAACTAGAATTTCAGAATTTGGAAGATGGACACAAGCAGCTGCAGCAATTGATTTTGAGTCAACCCAAGTCAACTCTGGTAATTTTGGATGATGTTTGGTCTAGAATAAATTTGGAAAATTTGTTACTCGAAGGGCCAGGATACAAAACTGTTGTAACAACCAGAGACAGTTCTACTATCCCCACAACCGAGACTACTAGACTGTAA